From Halorussus salinus:
CTGACCTTCGAGGTTGCGGTTTCCGACGGCCAGACGACTGACACCGACACGGTGACCGTGACGGTAACCGCCGTTAACCAGCCACCGACCGCCGACTTCGACGCCGAACCGAGTTCACCCATACCGGGTGAGCCGGTTACCTTCGACGCTAGCGCGTCGAGCGACGACGGCGCCATCACGAGCTACGAGTGGACTATCGAGACGACGGGCGGCCAGAGCCAGCAGACGCTCCTTGCGTCGGACTTCGAAAGCGGGTCGCTTGTGACCGACGGCTGGACCCATGATGCGATGGGTACCGAAGCAAGTGCGGGCGTCGACGCCAGCACCTCGAACTCCGGCAGTCAGTCGGCCTACCATCACGGTGGGCAAGGAGCTATTGTTTCGCCCGCGCTTGATGCGGGTGATGCTGGCTCGCTGACGGTCTCGTACTGGATTCAGAAGGGCGACGAGGCGTTCAGTGAGAATCCTGACGCGAATAGTGGCGAGGATCTGATCGTCGAGTACCTTGACGCGAATGGAAACTGGGTTGAGGTCGACCGCATTGAAGATAGCGTCGAACCTGGCGCTGAGACCACCGAGAGCGTGACTATCGACGCGGACGACGCACTCCATGATGGTTTCCAGCTCCGGTTCCATCAGGAAGGCGCGTCGGTCGCATCGGGCGATTACTGGCATGTCGACGATGTGTCCGTAGTTGCGACCACCGATGCAGGGTCCGGCATAGTCCAGACGTCGGGCCAGACCGTCTCGCACACGTTCGACCAACCCGGCAACTACGAGGTGACCCTGACGGTCACCGGTGACGACGGTGCGACGGACACGGTGATCAAGACGGTTGAGGTGTCCAACCAGCAACAGTCGCTGACGATTCCGGAAGCAGTCGCCGGTCAAGACGGCCAGCTTAGCACGTCCGACATTCAGCAGGCGATTAGCTGGTGGACTAACGACGAGGCTGTGCCTGGCACTGACGGCGGAACCATCGACACGCAAACAATGCAGGAACTCATCGACATGTGGGTTGAAAACGAACCAGTCGGGAACGGAGGTGGCGCATAATGACGCAGGCTGACGGCATCATGGTTACGGGGGTAACTGCACTCACCGTCGCCCTGCTCGTCGCTGTCGCCGCTTTCGCACCCGTCGCCGCGGTACCACAACCTGACGACAGTATCGGCCTCCAACAGTCTGTCGCTGGTGACGCGACAGTCATACCTGGTGACACCGTCACGCTCGAAACCACGGTCAACGCGACGGGGTACAATGCGCCCGGCGTTGATGTGGCGCTCCCTGATGGCTGGACTATCCAGAGTCAGTCGACCAACGGGCCGTTCACCTACAAGGCGAGCACCACTGAGTGGGTTGGGCTCTCCGGCGGCGAGTACACCATCACCTACACTGTCGCTGTTCCCAATGATGTCACCGCTGGCGACTACACCATTAGCGTCGACGGGTCGGCCATCGACCCTGACACTGACGAGTTCGTCACCCAGAGCGACGGTTCCACGATAACTGTCCAAGACGACTCTACCACAACCGTCGAACCGCCGACCACCACGACGGAGGAGCCACCGACCACCACGACCACCGAACCGACGACGACCGTACCGGGCGAGATGTCGGTGAGTCAGTCGGCTGACGGCCCCGTCGCGCCTGGCGGGACGGTCACGATGACCGCGCAAGTGGACACCACTGGTCTTGACGCGCCTGCGCTTGACGTCAACCTGCCCGACGGCTGGAGTGTTCAGAGCCAGACCGCTGACGGGCCCGCGAGCTACAAGCCCAGCACCAACGAGTGGATATGGGCCGCTGGCGACGTTGACCAGGTCTACACTGTCGAATACGTCGTTGCGGTTCCTGATGACGCCAGCGAAGGCGATTACACGATTACGGCCGATGCCTCCGCGTTGGACGCCGACGACAATCAAGTGACAGACTCAGCCGTGACGAGCGTCACAGTTGCTGGCGACGGTGGCGGCGAGCAGCCAACCGGGCCAACGAGTGAGGTAAACCTCTCGCCAGCCAGCGAGCTGACAGGCCTCGACCAGACGACTACATTCGACGTCGTCGTGACGGACGTCGACGGCGGAATAGGCGTCTATGATCTCACTGTTTCGCTTGACGACACCAATGTCGGGACGATCACCGATGCGACTGTGGTAAACAGCGGTTCGTCCGCGCTAAGCGACGTTCAAGTCGCGGATGACGGCGCGTCAGCGACGCTCGAAGTCGTGCTTGCCGACACCGCCGACACTGGGGCAGTGACAGTCGCAATTGTTACTGTCGAGACCGCTAACGAGGGCACGACCGATCTAAACCTCGACGTTGCGGAACTCGGCACCGAAGGCGGCTCGGCATACGAAGTGACTGCGACCGACGGCGCGACGCTTGAGGTTTCGCAACTCGTGGTTGGTGACTCGGCGAACCCCGCGGCCGATGGTGATGGCGACGGACTCTACGAGGACATCAACGGCGACGGGAGTGTCACAATGAACGACCTGCAGACGCTGTGGAGTGCCCGGAACAGCGTGACGATCGCGAACAACCCTGAGGCCTTCGACTTCAACGGCGACGGCCAGTTCACGATTCTCGACATCCAGGCACTCTACAGCCAGGAGCTATCGGCCTGAGCAATCATGATGGGAAACAACAAGTCACGATTCAGCGCGTCGCAGGCGATAGCGATCGCCCTCGTGAGCCTTATTGCGTTCGGGTCGCTGACCGCAGCGGCTGGACCCACAGCTAGCACGGCAGTCAGCCTATCGTCGACAAGCGAACAGGTCACTGTCGGCGATACCACGACGTTCGAGGTGGTGGTCGAGAGCGCCGATGATGGCGTCGGCGTCTACACGGCGAACGTGACACTTGAGAACCCGTCGATCGCGTCGATAACGGGCGTTGAAGTCGCTGGTGACCCTCGAATCAAGGATGTGAACATCACCGACGATGACTCGTCGGTTCGCATCGATGCTGCGCTGATGAACACGACTGATACTGGGTCGGTAACCATTGCGACTGTCACCGTTGAAGGCGATGCAACAGGCAACAGTGACGTATCGCTTTCCATAGCGGAACTCGGCGACGAGGATGGTAACGCCTACACGGTGACAGAGACACCGGACGCGACGCTTGATGTTCAAACGAGTGGCGATACGAACAATGATGACGATACCGATGGCGGGAATAGCAATGCAGACAGTAGTGACCAGGGTAACGCGATGAGTTCAGACGCGACGACAGCCAACACGACGTCCGGTGTGTCGGATACCGAGCATTCAGACACGGTGGCTGCCGGGACTACGACCGGTGTGCCGGGTAGTGGTGATAATGAGTCCTCGAGTACTGTTGCTGATGGGGAGAAAGTGGACCGAAGCGACGATTTGACGGCTGCAGCCACCGACTCGGGGCCAGGACTTGTGGCCGTCTCCCTGCTTGTCGTCACCCTGGCGGCTCTCATAGCCGGTCTAATTGTCGCGTTCCGACGCCGCTAACTCTCAGCCGATTTTTTGAAGACTGGAAAATCATGCTAGATATATGGTGGTGCAGATAGTTGTATAAATAAAATTATATTTTAATAATCGAAATATATATAGCGAATGGTGGATATGGATGTTCCGCAGGCAGAATGCCTGCGGACTGAATGCGACTCTGAAGACTGTGACGATACCACCGGTCACCTGCCAGTCGTGTTCTAGGACCCGAGTAGTACACGGAAAATCCGTGGGCGACACACGTTGACCGTTGATTGTCGCCATCGGGACTTTCCCCCTTCAATTTAGTTTGAGATTAGCTTTGGAGAGAGCTTCGTTCCACGATCCAAAGCGGTCATGATAGACATCACTTGAGTAGGGGCCTTTTGTGTCCATATCGGATTGCGTTGGCGGTCGTCCGAGCTCACGAGTGAGTTGATGAAGGGCTCGGAGCAGTTCTTTGCGGTCAATTCTCTGGGACGATTGCTGGCTTTCTTCGTCGAGTCCCGCTTTTTCGAGTGCTGCTCTCCAAGAGCCGAATCGCCGACGATATGTGCTCGGGGAAAATGGACCGTGTGTCGCCATTTCTTCTTTTCGTGGTGAGTGACCAAGCTCATCTGCCAACTTCTGAAGTTCGGTCAGCAGTTTCTCCTCGGGTATTTTTTGTCGATATTTTGGCTTTAGCTCTGCATGCTTGAGAGCGGCAGTCCAAGATCCGAATTCACGATAATATGGTGTCGCCGAATACTTACCATCGGCTTCCATCTCACCACGTGTCGGTGGCCGTCCAAGCTCCCCTGCCAGCGCTTTGAGAGCTGCTAGAAGATCTGTTTTCGAGATCGGACGGGTCATTGGCCGTATGAGTACAGAGTCAGCAACCCCGTGTAAGAATTTCTATTTCAATCATCTACCACCACTTAAATAATCTGTTCGTCTTCCTTCTTAGCAGACGGCCGCATATATTCCATTTCTTATACCTGCTCTGTAGGCTTAGTGGTTTCCGTATCCATTTTCTTCGTGAGTGGTGAACAGAGATCTTTAGCGAGTGACGAGGCCAAAAATAGCGAATCAGGGTTAACTTCGACAGGAGAATCGTCGGCAGCGAATTCAAAAATTCGTGCGAGCGACTGGAGGTACTCAGCAGACCGGTCTTCATGCCGGACCACAAAGCCATCCTCCCAGGCCCAATATTGAGCCGTATTTGCTAAATACGTCTCTGCAAATGTTCGAGCATGACTGCGTACCTCATTAGTTGTCATACTTTCCTCCGATTCGGCGCTGGAGGGTGGTGTGAGATACGTGGGAAGGGTGGTGGCATCTTCACGGGGTCCGAGTGGTGCTCCTAGCAAGAACAGGAGTCGGCCAACAATGGTACGGTGTTCCGAAATCCGGGCTTCTGTGGCTCGGTCTGTTGACTCTTCGTGATACCACGTGTAGTTGATATCTAGCGTATCGAAGATTCCAGTGAGTCGCTCTCGCTCATCTTCATGGTGACAGGTGAACATCGGGGCGTATTCAGCCTCCGAAATTGAGCCTCGAGAAAAAATCCACGCTACAAGCCGATTGAACGATGGGAAGAGGCCATCATCGGTACTGAGTGGCAGCCACTCGTGTTCTTCTGCGATCTGAATCGCCCGAACGGGAGCCGGACGACTCCCATTCATCCATGGATGGACACGACCACGGGGGAGATTGAAATTCGAGGCAACTGCCGACGACCCCTTGTTCGGATGCCGACCAGTGTACTCTAAGATTCGCTGGTAATCCTCGACGGTCTCCCAAGCATCTTCGTACGATTGGGGATTGTATGTCCGAGCTAAATCGGGAGGCGAGACAAGTACGGCCATTGCTCTTAGCTGGCCACTCACAAGTCTGGTGGGAAAAGGTTTCGACACCATCGGGCCGAATACCCGAACACGAGGTCAAATCGTGCCGAGCTGCGTGACAACAACGAGATTATAGGCCGCGTGAAGGAGTGTCGCACACACAAGCAGGCCCGCATACCAATAGCGGGTTTGGCGTGCGCCGTAGGCAGTAAGCGTCGCGGTCACCACGTGCAGGCCAAGAGGAGCGAACAAAAGCCCGAGGAGTACAATCGGTGATTGAGACACACCAAGGCCGGTCGCTGTGCCGAACGCAGCACGACCGAGATCAAGCTGCGGTAGTCCTACTAGTTGGGCGACCGCGGTCGCTTTTTCACCGAGGAAAAAGCCGAGTCCAGATAGACTCCCGAGGAGGCCGACTGTCCGGAGCGACCGATCGAAGCGGTCGTGAGCGAATCCAGCATAAATGTGTGCGCTTTTCGCCAGTTCCTCGATTGCCGCGATGACCACCAAGAGAACAGGCAGTGAAAGCTGGATTGGCAGGGCGAATAAGATTGCGACCGCGAGTAGTTCGCCGACGAAGACAAACGGAATCGAAAGCGCGCTCAGTTTTGCGACACTCCGTGGCCCCGTAAGTTGACTATTGAGTGCGTCAAGGAATTTCAGGGGGACTGGACGCTGAGTGAACATATCCTCTTCACGGTAGACGCCACGGCCGAGTGCGAACAGCACGCCCGAACTCAAGAATAATGGGAGCGTCGAGAAGGCATAGTCACCGAGAGAAACACTGGTTTCTCGGAGCGTATGGACGACGAGTGTCAGCGGTGAGATTGCGGCAATCGGATGGACGTTTGTGAAGATCGCGGGGATGAACGCATACGACGTCAGGAACACGGAGAGCGAGACCGTGACAAAGGTGAGTTCCTTGAACGAGCGAGCGAACATCGCGCTGACGAACGCACTGCCGAGATACAGGAGTGCAATTGGAATCACCGCCAAGACTGCTGTGATGACCGCAGCAGACCCAGCAATAACTCCACTCGCACCGGCGGGCGTCGCTACGAGAATTCCAATCGCAGTGACTGTCGCAATCACCACCATTCCGAGCAAGTACGGCAGCGTCTTCCCAGCGATGATATCACCGGGTGAGACTGGCGATACCAGTAGCAGTTCACCTCGGTCATTGATGCGTTCATCCATGATGCTGCTTGCGTACGCTTGAATCACGAAGTTCATCGGCAGGATGAACGCAAACGCGAGCACCAACGATTCGAATGGGAACGGTGGCGTAATACCGGATGGCGTTCCCGCTTCGCCATTATCGCTGAACAACGAGCCACCGCCACTGCTACCGCCATCCGAGGCAGGAAGCGACCCATTCGACGATTGAGCCCCAGCGTTCTCCCCATCCGTGATACCGCTTTGAGTCGTTGGACTCCCTTCGGTCCCAGACGCTGTTCCCTCAGAGACGCTTCCTACCTGTGTCGTCTTCGTCCGAACCTGTGTCGCTGAGTCGTCTTGGTTCGTCTGCTGGCTATCGCTGGCAGTTGTCCCTGGATTCGCTGTTTGTCTATCCGCTTGAGTGTCCCCTATCTGGGTTTGTGGATTCTGCTCAGCGTACTCAAGCGAGACCTGTACTGGGAACGCAGCAGCCTGATCCTGCTCACCCCTCATTTGCTGGTCGTTATACCGCTTGACCGTGTCCCGGAACTCGGATAGTGCAGCCCTCCCTTTCGGCGTATCACTAATCACCACCTGTTTTTCGGAGACGATGAGGATATCAATCGCATCGGCTTGAAGTTTCTCTGCACTCGGTTCGACAACTGTGAACGTTGGGTCCTGTGAGGCGATGTCGTAGTATCGGCTATCTTCAGACACGCCGACACGGTATATTCCCTGATCGACAGTGACTCCTTGCCCCGCAACCATCGGCAATAAAATCGCTAACAGCAGGAGGAGAATTCCACCAACCGCCAACGTCCGGCGATCAAACTGCCCGCTGTTCCGTGTTATCTCCCACTTTGCAATCCGCAACACATTGTCCTTATCCATCGTTCTACATCTCCGGCGCAGGGTTTTCTTTTTGCGTTAAGATTGCAATCCCATTCTCCACAGAAATGGTATTCAACAAGCGTGGTCCACGCGAGTTTGCCTTTGGCTTGCGATAGGTAACAGAAATATTCGTTCGCGCGCACATAGCCATTGGTTGAGTAAGCGTGACTCTCCCCCCAAGGTACTTTATTTTATCCATAGGAAGGACAAACGAGAGTGCCGAGAGTATTAACCAACAAGTGAACGAGGAGCCCGCCTCATGTTGGTTAACTCAGTCGGGTATTTGATAAGCGGGGACCCCACTATTTCCGCTAATTCGCATACATGATGGACGGGTGGTTATATCCGTCTACTCTCCCCACTGCTTCCAGTGAAAAGTGGTTGCAAATGCTCGCTTTTGCATGAAAGTAGCTAATCTGAACAAATCCGTCCCTGACTGGCACATCTCGCTACCGCTTCCATGCATCATCCGAATTGTATCCTGCTTCCCTGACAGCATGAGTCCACGAACCGAACTTAATAAGGTATAATTCAGGGTTGAGTTTGCCTTGCTGACGCATCTCTGCGGGAGTTGGTGGCCGCCCAAGTTCCGCCTTGAGTTGTCGAAGCTCCGTAAGTAAGGCATCTGCCGGAGGGAGTGACGACGCTCTCGTCGATGTGAGCCCTGCTTTTTCGAGTGCGTCATTCCAGCTGCCAAACCGCTTGCGATACGTATCTGCTCCGTGCTTTCCGATTGTATTCATTTCACGGGTAGTCGGTGTTTCCCCGAGATCTGTTGCTAACTCACGGAGATGAGTGAGTAACTCATTGGTTGAGTAGGTCGGCGCACCATGCATAGAGTGTTCTGTGAGACCTGCGAGTTGCAGGGCGTCATCCCATGACCCGAATGCCGAACAATAAATCTCGCTTGCAAAGTCCCCATATCGATCGAGTTCATCCTCTGATGGTGTGCGGCCGATTTCATCAGCGATGTTGACGAGGAATGTTCGGAGTCGATTGTGTGTCACTGTTGCTTCTGCAGGCGACGTCCGCGGCACAATATTGAAACCGGCGCGTTCGAGCGCTGCCCGCCACGATTTGAAATTATCAACAAACACCCATGGAGAGAGTTCGCCCTCCTCTTTGAGGTCAGCACGAGTCGGCGTCCGACTAAGTTCGTCACCCAAGTCTTGGAGATGGCGTTGCAGACGTGGCTGAGAGAGATTCGGTTCCCTACGGTCAGCGACCCCTGCAGCCTCAAGTGCCGCTACCCACGAACCAAACCGATTCATGTATGTCTCAGCGGAATACCGCCCAATAGTCTGCATATCCTTTGCTCGTGGAAGCCGCTGCAACCGCCACGCAAGCACCCCTAATTCTTCAATCAACTCCTCATCCGACAAATGCGGCATCTACAAACTGACTGGCAAGCGAAACAATAAAAATCTATGGCTATTCCAGTCCAGTTATGTATAGTGTTTCTGATGGACGCTCGTATCTCCCGATTAAACCAAATTCTAAATGGGTACGATGAAACGGTCCTTCTAGCGACAAACGATGGAAGGGCCCACCCAAAGTAATATCCCCGTAGTTGGCCTGATTGGTGATCTTATCGGTCTCCTCTGTATTGCTGGTGGACTAGCCGGAATTCATTTTGGGGTGCCTACGCACGTGCGCGCGAACTACATATTTGTTCACTCTGAGCCTTCTCTCATCACGATATGGACCTCAGCATTTGTTCATCAATCGACTTCACATCTGTTGGGAAACCTCATTGGGTACGCGATAGCCATTCTCCCCGCATGGCTTCTTGCGGTAGCCCAGGATAATCGCCGACGCTTCTGGATGTGTGTCGTTGGTATCCTACTATTGTTCCCGATTCCGCTTGCGATTGCGACTGATCTTGGGTTCACTCATTTAGTTGCCGGAATCACAGCACAGAGCTCGCTCGGATTTTCCGGCCTTGTCGGCGCATTTGCAGGCCTCTTATTCGGATTTCTCACTTGGTATTTTGTCACCCGACACAGTGGCCAACCAGCACTAATTGGAACTTTGCTTGTTGTGTTGTCACTGTTGACGGTTCTCATTCAGTATCATCGCCCATCAGGACTCCTTTGGATAAAGGGCTTACTTGGCGGGAGTATCGCACTCGGTTGTGGAGTGCTCTTCGTCGATTTACGTAGTCGAAGCGAAGGTGAAGACTCTGGTATTCGGAGTTGGCTGTGGAACCATGGTCCTGCAGCCGGTCTCATCCTCGGGGGTTGGGTCGCGCTCGCTGCACTCACAATTTTGCTGTTCCCTCGTCCGGACTCTGTCGCAGGTGTTCCTAATATCATCGTCCATGGTGTCGGTCTTGGTGGCGGCTACACATTCACGCTCATCGTGCACGGTGGCGTTCTTCTCCATACGGAGTCGATAGAGAGCATCCGACGGAACACGGTCGGTTTCTCGGGAGAAAACGACGGTCGGAAACCCGGTCAGGTGCTTCGTGAGTCCGTCACAATTGGACTTACCCAGTCCATTGTTCCCGAACGACTGCCTCAGTCTCGGCTTCCTGTTGAAACACAACAGGCGTTCGTCCGACCTGTCTTGAGACATTACCTCCAGTTCGATTACGACCCAGCGATTGGTCCACTGGAAGTCCAGATGACGTTACAGCCAACACCAGAATCAGAACATAACCAATCGGTTTCAGGGACGATTTCTTTGCTTAGCTCTGAGGAAGATTGGCAATCTGTCTCGATTCCAATTGCCGACACGTATCTTAGCACTACTTTCGTTCCGCGGTCTCGAGTACTGAACCCTAAGACCGAACAGAAAATCGCAAACCAGGGTTCGTTCTCCATGCCCACAACTCCTGATGGAACAATTCGAACTCGACCATCTGGCAGTCCTGATCATTTCGACTATCAAACCTACACATGGCTACGTGCCAGCGATGAAACCGAATTTGAGACTTCGTCTTCGCCAGTACAGCCACGAGAACACCGTCGATTACCATCGACAGAGTATGTGCTTACAGTTCAAATACAGAAACCGATGGTGAACCAAGACTACCTACAGCAATTCCAACTTAGTCTCTCTGATCAGCCGCGTGTATCCTCACCTCAACTCTGGATTCCAGAATGGGAGAAATATCAACCACTACCAATACTCTTCAGGACTATCATGAGTCGGTACTGTAGAGATATTTAGCATAGGAACGGACAGAACGGGATGCTCGTTCATTGTCCGGCTATTTCCATCGCTTATCTTGAATATGTGAATAGTTGAATTGTTCGGATTATCATCGCTGATATTCGACCTATAGTTATTTGTGCCTCCTGTCTAAAGAGCGAGATAGTCAAGCATCCGACCAGGATGCTTGTGAGAATAATGATACG
This genomic window contains:
- a CDS encoding dockerin type I domain-containing protein, with amino-acid sequence MTQADGIMVTGVTALTVALLVAVAAFAPVAAVPQPDDSIGLQQSVAGDATVIPGDTVTLETTVNATGYNAPGVDVALPDGWTIQSQSTNGPFTYKASTTEWVGLSGGEYTITYTVAVPNDVTAGDYTISVDGSAIDPDTDEFVTQSDGSTITVQDDSTTTVEPPTTTTEEPPTTTTTEPTTTVPGEMSVSQSADGPVAPGGTVTMTAQVDTTGLDAPALDVNLPDGWSVQSQTADGPASYKPSTNEWIWAAGDVDQVYTVEYVVAVPDDASEGDYTITADASALDADDNQVTDSAVTSVTVAGDGGGEQPTGPTSEVNLSPASELTGLDQTTTFDVVVTDVDGGIGVYDLTVSLDDTNVGTITDATVVNSGSSALSDVQVADDGASATLEVVLADTADTGAVTVAIVTVETANEGTTDLNLDVAELGTEGGSAYEVTATDGATLEVSQLVVGDSANPAADGDGDGLYEDINGDGSVTMNDLQTLWSARNSVTIANNPEAFDFNGDGQFTILDIQALYSQELSA
- a CDS encoding homing endonuclease associated repeat-containing protein, coding for MTRPISKTDLLAALKALAGELGRPPTRGEMEADGKYSATPYYREFGSWTAALKHAELKPKYRQKIPEEKLLTELQKLADELGHSPRKEEMATHGPFSPSTYRRRFGSWRAALEKAGLDEESQQSSQRIDRKELLRALHQLTRELGRPPTQSDMDTKGPYSSDVYHDRFGSWNEALSKANLKLN
- a CDS encoding ABC transporter permease, translating into MDKDNVLRIAKWEITRNSGQFDRRTLAVGGILLLLLAILLPMVAGQGVTVDQGIYRVGVSEDSRYYDIASQDPTFTVVEPSAEKLQADAIDILIVSEKQVVISDTPKGRAALSEFRDTVKRYNDQQMRGEQDQAAAFPVQVSLEYAEQNPQTQIGDTQADRQTANPGTTASDSQQTNQDDSATQVRTKTTQVGSVSEGTASGTEGSPTTQSGITDGENAGAQSSNGSLPASDGGSSGGGSLFSDNGEAGTPSGITPPFPFESLVLAFAFILPMNFVIQAYASSIMDERINDRGELLLVSPVSPGDIIAGKTLPYLLGMVVIATVTAIGILVATPAGASGVIAGSAAVITAVLAVIPIALLYLGSAFVSAMFARSFKELTFVTVSLSVFLTSYAFIPAIFTNVHPIAAISPLTLVVHTLRETSVSLGDYAFSTLPLFLSSGVLFALGRGVYREEDMFTQRPVPLKFLDALNSQLTGPRSVAKLSALSIPFVFVGELLAVAILFALPIQLSLPVLLVVIAAIEELAKSAHIYAGFAHDRFDRSLRTVGLLGSLSGLGFFLGEKATAVAQLVGLPQLDLGRAAFGTATGLGVSQSPIVLLGLLFAPLGLHVVTATLTAYGARQTRYWYAGLLVCATLLHAAYNLVVVTQLGTI
- a CDS encoding homing endonuclease associated repeat-containing protein encodes the protein MPHLSDEELIEELGVLAWRLQRLPRAKDMQTIGRYSAETYMNRFGSWVAALEAAGVADRREPNLSQPRLQRHLQDLGDELSRTPTRADLKEEGELSPWVFVDNFKSWRAALERAGFNIVPRTSPAEATVTHNRLRTFLVNIADEIGRTPSEDELDRYGDFASEIYCSAFGSWDDALQLAGLTEHSMHGAPTYSTNELLTHLRELATDLGETPTTREMNTIGKHGADTYRKRFGSWNDALEKAGLTSTRASSLPPADALLTELRQLKAELGRPPTPAEMRQQGKLNPELYLIKFGSWTHAVREAGYNSDDAWKR
- a CDS encoding rhomboid family protein — encoded protein: MEGPTQSNIPVVGLIGDLIGLLCIAGGLAGIHFGVPTHVRANYIFVHSEPSLITIWTSAFVHQSTSHLLGNLIGYAIAILPAWLLAVAQDNRRRFWMCVVGILLLFPIPLAIATDLGFTHLVAGITAQSSLGFSGLVGAFAGLLFGFLTWYFVTRHSGQPALIGTLLVVLSLLTVLIQYHRPSGLLWIKGLLGGSIALGCGVLFVDLRSRSEGEDSGIRSWLWNHGPAAGLILGGWVALAALTILLFPRPDSVAGVPNIIVHGVGLGGGYTFTLIVHGGVLLHTESIESIRRNTVGFSGENDGRKPGQVLRESVTIGLTQSIVPERLPQSRLPVETQQAFVRPVLRHYLQFDYDPAIGPLEVQMTLQPTPESEHNQSVSGTISLLSSEEDWQSVSIPIADTYLSTTFVPRSRVLNPKTEQKIANQGSFSMPTTPDGTIRTRPSGSPDHFDYQTYTWLRASDETEFETSSSPVQPREHRRLPSTEYVLTVQIQKPMVNQDYLQQFQLSLSDQPRVSSPQLWIPEWEKYQPLPILFRTIMSRYCRDI